The following coding sequences are from one Ornithodoros turicata isolate Travis chromosome 1, ASM3712646v1, whole genome shotgun sequence window:
- the LOC135390594 gene encoding uncharacterized protein LOC135390594: MTNYETVVAAFDKHFVVKRNITYERPKFNSRSQKEGEPVEEFITDLHALAEHCKFGSLRDELIRDRIVVGVKDRVLSEKMQLNPDLTLEKATTMGRQTEAVKKQQASLQPGPENKVQRVKSSKLLVQKSAVGHAHKSATNNGRTGHSANSRSGNFCRKCGRSPHRRDSCPARNAKCNNCNKMGHYSRVCLSAAAVRVVSEEPAFLGTINVEGPKRWLAPINLCGATLDFKVDTGADVTVVSEETYRTYLSTIPLNKPSTILKGPNRSKLQVLGVIKAELEYRLKKLSTDVFVIRGLEEPLLSSEASEALGLVKRLFESYGD; the protein is encoded by the coding sequence ATGACGAACTACGAAACCGTTGTAGCCGCTTTTGACAAGCATTTTGTGGTCAAGCGCAACATCACCTATGAACGACCAAAGTTTAACTCCCGTTCTCAAAAAGAGGGAGAGCCCGTCGAAGAGTTCATAACGGATCTGCATGCTCTTGCCGAACATTGCAAGTTTGGGTCCCTACGCGATGAGCTGATTCGGGACAGAATTGTTGTTGGAGTAAAAGACAGAGTTCTCTCAGAAAAGATGCAACTGAATCCTGACCTTACGCTGGAGAAAGCCACGACTATGGGTCGACAGACGGAAGCGGTTAAGAAGCAACAAGCGTCGTTGCAGCCAGGTCCTGAAAACAAGGTTCAACGAGTCAAAAGTTCCAAGTTATTGGTGCAGAAAAGCGCTGTTGGGCACGCACATAAATCTGCAACCAACAATGGAAGGACAGGGCATTCTGCTAACTCGCGAAGCGGGAATTTCTGTCGGAAATGTGGTCGTTCTCCACATCGCAGAGATAGTTGCCCTGCAAGAAATGCAAAATGCAATAACTGCAACAAAATGGGGCATTACTCCCGAGTATGTTTAAGTGCTGCAGCAGTCAGGGTGGTTTCAGAAGAACCCGCGTTTCTCGGCACAATAAACGTCGAAGGGCCCAAGCGTTGGCTAGCGCCAATAAACCTTTGCGGAGCTACGCTAGATTTTAAAGTCGACACGGGAGCCGATGTAACTGTAGTCTCTGAGGAGACATATCGTACATATTTATCGACGATTCCGTTAAACAAGCCAAGCACAATACTGAAAGGGCCGAATCGGAGCAAGCTTCAAGTCCTGGGCGTAATAAAAGCTGAACTCGAATACCGGCTGAAGAAGCTGTCCACGGATGTTTTTGTAATTAGAGGTCTAGAAGAACCCCTATTGTCTAGCGAAGCTAGCGAAGCCCTTGGTCTTGTGAAAAGACTCTTCGAAAGTTACGGCGATTGA